The genomic region GACCCGACCCGGCTCGAGACGGTCTCAGGCCGGGGTCAACCCACGGACCCGTTTCGCGTAGATGAACACGCCGATGGCGGTGACGAACCAGACGATGGCCCCGATTCTGACGGCGAACTCCGCCCTGGCACTCCACGTCTGGAGGTCGAAGAGTATCGAGAAGATCGCCACCAG from Haloarchaeobius sp. HME9146 harbors:
- a CDS encoding DUF5822 domain-containing protein encodes the protein MQTTFVVTILTGAPLVAIFSILFDLQTWSARAEFAVRIGAIVWFVTAIGVFIYAKRVRGLTPA